In Spirosoma pollinicola, the genomic window TTCAGACAAATGCCGGATAAACGCGCTACCCACAATAGCACCGTTGGCATATTGACTAGTCATATCGAATGTCTCGTGATCATTGATGCCAAAGCCAATCAGGCGTGGGTTGCGCAGATTCATAGCCTGAATCCGCTCAAAATACGTTTTCATGGTGTCACTCACGCCTTTTACCGAGCCGGTTATACTCGCCGACGAAACCATGTAGATAAATCCATCCGACTCGGCGTCAATGAAGCGAATCCGGTCTTCAGTGGTTTGGGGCGTAATGAGGTGGACATTCAGAATGCCGTATTTGCGGAAGGTCGGGGCGTAATCTTCCAGAAATAAATCCAGTGGGAGGTCGGGAAGTATAACCCCATCGACACCGACTTGCTGGCATTTTTGACAGAAATTTTCGACACCAAACTGGAGTACGGGGTTGATATAACCCATTAGCAAAATGGGAACCGTAACGGGTTCGCCGTTCGTAGCGTTCCGGCAATCGGCCAGTTGAGCGAAAAGCGTTTTGATAGACATGCCGTTATCAAGCGCGACGCCGTTGCTTTGCTGAATGGTTTCACCATCGGCAACGGGGTCGGAGTAGGGCATACCGATCTCAACCAAATCCACTCCAGCGGCTTGTAAGCCACGTAGAATGGTTGTTGTATCGGTAAGGCTCGGGTATCCGGCGGTAAAATATAGGTTCAGCAACCGCTCGCTTTTTTGCGAGAAAAGGCTGGTGATGCGGTTTTGTGTTAGTTCCTGCGTCATTGGTAGTGTAGAACGGAAAGGTTTCGCTCCGACGGTCCGGTCCGTTTATCCGTTAGGCTTACTTTTAATAATAGGCAATTAGCCTGGCAGCTAAACGGACCGGGTCGCCGGAGCGAAACCTCTTCGTTTTATATGTTACAAAAACTTCGAATATGTGCTTAAATCCTTGTCGCCACGGCCGGAGAGGCAAACCACCACGACATCGTCGGCGTTGAGGTTCATCTTTTCCAGCGCTGCCAGTGCGTGGGCTGTTTCCAGAGCAGGAATGATACCTTCTAGTTTACTTAGCTGGAAACCAGCCTGTAATGCTTCATCGTCCGTGATGGCATAGAAATCGCCCCGGCCCGATTCGAACAGGTGCGCGTGGAGCGGACCAATGCCCGGATAGTCCAGACCCGCCGAAATGGAATACGGCTCCGTTACTTGTCCGTCTTCGGTTTGCATCAGAATCGTGCGGCTTCCGTGCAACACACCGGGTTTACCCAGCGCCGTCGTGGCGGCCGAATGCCCCGAACTAACGCCTTGGCCAGCGGCTTCGGCGGCTACCAGCCGTACTGTTGGCTCGTTCAGATAATGATAGAAGGCCCCGGCGGCATTGCTGCCCCCGCCTACACACGCTACCACATAATCAGGATTCTCGTTACCCGTTTTGGCAAAGAGCTGCTTTTTAACTTCTTCGGATATAACCGATTGAAAACGCGCCACCATATCCGGGTAGGGGTGAGGCCCCACCACCGAGCCAATGATGTAATGCGTATCAATGGGATTATTAATCCAGTGGCGCATGGCTTCGTTGGTAGCGTCTTTGAGCGTCTGGCTACCTGATGTAGCCGGTACCACTTTAGCTCCCAGCATCCGCATCCGGTCGACGTTAGGCTTCTGGCGCTCCATGTCGATACTACCCATGTAGACAATACACTCCAACCCCATTAGGGCGCAAACTGTAGCCGTAGCCACGCCATGCTGACCAGCGCCCGTTTCGGCCACGATCCGTTGCTTACCGAGCCGTTGCGCTACCAGAATCTGGCCGATGGTGTTGTTGATCTTGTGCGCTCCGGTATGGCAAAGGTCTTCGCGTTTGAGGTAGATCGTAGCGCCGATGTGCGCTGACAACCGTTTTGCCAGAAACAACGGCGTTGGGCGGCCAACGTACTCTTCGAGCAACTGCCAGAACTCGGCCTGGAAAGCCGGATCGGCAATGATTTTCAGGTAATTCTGCCGTAGTTCTTCTACGTTCGGGTAGAGCATTTCGGGGATGAACGCTCCACCGAAGTGGCCGTAAAAGCCTTTATTTGATACCTCAAAAGAGGTTTTTGGTTCAAGAGTGGTTTGCATAATACTTAATGCTTAGCTAAGCGTAAGTCAATCATAGACTTATAATTGAAATTGTCACTCGTGCTGGTGATCTGCTCGTAAAGTGAATTACTCCACCTCTTCCTCAATGGGCCGGAGCCGGTCAATGAGTTCTTTTACTTTTTCTACATCTTTAACGCCGGGCGCCGTCTCTACCTGACTGTTTACATCTACACCGTACAGTTTCATACCTTTCAAAGCCGCCAACTGATCGAGGTTGTCGAGTCCAATACCGCCACTAATGAAAAATGGCTTCTCGTTGTCGTAGCGGCTCAGAATGCTCCAGTCGAACGTATGTCCATTACCGCCGGGTTGATCGCCTTTGGCGTCGAACAGGAAAAAGTCGCACTGGGCTTTGTAGTTGTTCAACATAGAGAAGTTAAACGACTCATCGACCCGAAACGCTTTGATGACGTTGATACCCCGGTTGCGCAGACTCCGGCAGTAGTCGGGTGTTTCGTTGCCGTGCAGTTGCACATATTGAAA contains:
- the trpA gene encoding tryptophan synthase subunit alpha, translating into MTQELTQNRITSLFSQKSERLLNLYFTAGYPSLTDTTTILRGLQAAGVDLVEIGMPYSDPVADGETIQQSNGVALDNGMSIKTLFAQLADCRNATNGEPVTVPILLMGYINPVLQFGVENFCQKCQQVGVDGVILPDLPLDLFLEDYAPTFRKYGILNVHLITPQTTEDRIRFIDAESDGFIYMVSSASITGSVKGVSDTMKTYFERIQAMNLRNPRLIGFGINDHETFDMTSQYANGAIVGSAFIRHLSEKGTSAESIRAFVETIRS
- the trpB gene encoding tryptophan synthase subunit beta — protein: MQTTLEPKTSFEVSNKGFYGHFGGAFIPEMLYPNVEELRQNYLKIIADPAFQAEFWQLLEEYVGRPTPLFLAKRLSAHIGATIYLKREDLCHTGAHKINNTIGQILVAQRLGKQRIVAETGAGQHGVATATVCALMGLECIVYMGSIDMERQKPNVDRMRMLGAKVVPATSGSQTLKDATNEAMRHWINNPIDTHYIIGSVVGPHPYPDMVARFQSVISEEVKKQLFAKTGNENPDYVVACVGGGSNAAGAFYHYLNEPTVRLVAAEAAGQGVSSGHSAATTALGKPGVLHGSRTILMQTEDGQVTEPYSISAGLDYPGIGPLHAHLFESGRGDFYAITDDEALQAGFQLSKLEGIIPALETAHALAALEKMNLNADDVVVVCLSGRGDKDLSTYSKFL
- a CDS encoding phosphoribosylanthranilate isomerase yields the protein MKIKVCGLRDADNLKEIAALGPDFVGFIFYDQSPRFVGEELDADVVKALPRSIRKVGVFVNASPEFILRSVKKYDFQYVQLHGNETPDYCRSLRNRGINVIKAFRVDESFNFSMLNNYKAQCDFFLFDAKGDQPGGNGHTFDWSILSRYDNEKPFFISGGIGLDNLDQLAALKGMKLYGVDVNSQVETAPGVKDVEKVKELIDRLRPIEEEVE